A stretch of Dysidea avara chromosome 5, odDysAvar1.4, whole genome shotgun sequence DNA encodes these proteins:
- the LOC136256087 gene encoding uncharacterized protein isoform X3: MYKCFQWTLLLITLCTVQELVESDDCNEAGNCTEMDKCILHYTELEEYILSNKTILKNITEAFFRADKPAITKFLRITYNLQICRGQHKYPANANITSCTGCTHNQSVYIWSKSPICLLGPRPLFFLTLFAVDVSEASITIELPCLCGEVYYNLLSRLTYLIKVYSVSDGVRDQHFVDFINPNFFCAKVASVMLFIALTVHCVYPKLCSYTETALKQKPKSLKSNGKVDDYVECQQVINMHLASLFLTNMTMTVILFGIHITSNVEYILYGNEVFYGSHDSNSDDHAIPIWHTVISLFTMTISLILVITGYACLKCSSKKSTENENTPLKMQDYGTFKETKAEQKFSSEDTEQAHSSEDTEQAHSSEETEQAHSSQEKTKTGSTNSSAGHCKVLIIIIKEDTKCETDNDKTNGVKNKKLLPSTFQKPAAVSITINVIYLGSYYSPFMVLAFIHDPIQSSLIYFLLMGGVICLYLIFFGASNLYYFIKMTTLKEGHKSDNPDSCRLHRFIYCIESWAAVILIAYMAVLITYLFKLGNFDSLDDLQSLTLPVILLFLSYLFLKPVLKDIKSLLYDEDNNNNSVAK; encoded by the exons ATGTATAAGTGCTTTCAATGGACTTTGTTACTGATAACTCTGTGTACTGTCCAAGAGCTAGTTGAATCTGATGATTGTAATGAAGCAGGTAATTGCACTGAAATGGATaaatgtattttacactacacagAGCTGGAGGAATACATTTTAAGTAACAAAACCATACTAAAGAATATAACAGAAGCATTCTTTAGAGCAGATAAACCAGCTATAACCAAGTTTCTCAGAATTACATACAACTTACAAATTTGTCGTGGCCAACATAAGTATCCAGCTAATGCTAACATTACTAGTTGCACAGGCTGTACTCATAATCAGAGTGTTTACATTTGGAGCAAGTCACCAATTTGTCTTCTTGGACCAAGACCACTCTTCTTTTTAACCTTGTTTGCTGTAGATGTATCTGAAGCCAGTATTACTATTGAATTACCATGTCTTTGTGGTGAGGTTTATTATAACTTGTTGTCTCGACTAACATACTTG ATCAAGGTGTACTCTGTGTCAGACGGTGTTAGAGATCAACACTTTGTAGACTTCATTAATCCAAACTTCTTTTGTGCTAAAG TAGCATCAGTAATGTTATTTATTGCATTGACAGTTCACTGTGTCTATCCAAAACTATGTTCTTATACAGAAACTGCTCTCAAACAAAAACCGAAGAGTCTCAAAAGTAATGGTAAAGTAGATGATTATGTGGAATGCCAACAAGTTATAAATATGCATTTGGCATCATTATTTTTAACTAATATGACAATGACCGTGATATTGTTTGGCATCCATATTACATCCAATGTAGAGTATATCCTATATGGCAATGAAGTTTTCTATGGTAGTCATGATTCAAATAGTGATGACCACGCCATACCAATATGGCATACAGTTATTTCTTTATTCACAATGACAATATCTCTGATTTTAGTAATAACAGGTTATGCATGTTTAAAATGTTCTAGCAAaaaatcaacagaaaatgaAAATACACCATTGAAAATGCAAGACTATGGAACATTCAAAGAAACAAAAGCAGAACAAAAATTTTCATCAGAAGATACAGAACAAGCACATTCATCAGAAGATACAGAACAAGCACATTCATCAGAAGAAACAGAACAAGCACATTCATCACaagaaaaaacaaaaacaggCAGTACAAATTCAtctgctggtcactgtaaagtgctaataataataataaaagaagaTACAAAATGTGAAACAGATAATGATAAAACTAATGGAGTAAAGAATAAAAAGTTACTACCATCCACGTTCCAGAAACCAGCAGCAGTGTCCATTACAATTAACGTTATTTATTTAGGAAGTTACTATTCTCCTTTTATGGTATTGGCTTTTATTCATGATCCAATACAAAGTAGTTTAATTTACTTTCTCCTGATGGGTGGAGTCATTTGCctatatttaattttttttggtgCAAGTAATTTATACTATTTCATAAAAATGACCACACTCAAGGAGGGTCATAAGTCTGACAATCCAGATTCCTGTCGCCTTCACAGATTTATCTATTGTATTGAAAGTTGGGCAGCTGTAATTTTAATTGCATATATGGCAGTCCTCATTACATACCTTTTTAAACTAGGTAATTTTGACAGTCTAGATGACTTACAAAGTTTGACACTTCCTGTGATATTGCTGTTTTTATCATATCTTTTCCTTAAACCAGTCTTGAAAGACATTAAATCACTACTGTATGATGAagacaataacaataacagtgTTGCTAAATAA
- the LOC136256087 gene encoding uncharacterized protein isoform X6: MYKCFQWTLLLITLCTVQELVESDDCNEADVSEASITIELPCLCGEVYYNLLSRLTYLIKVYSVSDGVRDQHFVDFINPNFFCAKGNDDKNYRIILTIFKITISFPVASVMLFIALTVHCVYPKLCSYTETALKQKPKSLKSNGKVDDYVECQQVINMHLASLFLTNMTMTVILFGIHITSNVEYILYGNEVFYGSHDSNSDDHAIPIWHTVISLFTMTISLILVITGYACLKCSSKKSTENENTPLKMQDYGTFKETKAEQKFSSEDTEQAHSSEDTEQAHSSEETEQAHSSQEKTKTGSTNSSAGHCKVLIIIIKEDTKCETDNDKTNGVKNKKLLPSTFQKPAAVSITINVIYLGSYYSPFMVLAFIHDPIQSSLIYFLLMGGVICLYLIFFGASNLYYFIKMTTLKEGHKSDNPDSCRLHRFIYCIESWAAVILIAYMAVLITYLFKLGNFDSLDDLQSLTLPVILLFLSYLFLKPVLKDIKSLLYDEDNNNNSVAK; the protein is encoded by the exons ATGTATAAGTGCTTTCAATGGACTTTGTTACTGATAACTCTGTGTACTGTCCAAGAGCTAGTTGAATCTGATGATTGTAATGAAGCAG ATGTATCTGAAGCCAGTATTACTATTGAATTACCATGTCTTTGTGGTGAGGTTTATTATAACTTGTTGTCTCGACTAACATACTTG ATCAAGGTGTACTCTGTGTCAGACGGTGTTAGAGATCAACACTTTGTAGACTTCATTAATCCAAACTTCTTTTGTGCTAAAGGTAATGATGATAAGAATTATAGAATAATTTTGACCATATTTAAAATCACAATATCTTTTCCAGTAGCATCAGTAATGTTATTTATTGCATTGACAGTTCACTGTGTCTATCCAAAACTATGTTCTTATACAGAAACTGCTCTCAAACAAAAACCGAAGAGTCTCAAAAGTAATGGTAAAGTAGATGATTATGTGGAATGCCAACAAGTTATAAATATGCATTTGGCATCATTATTTTTAACTAATATGACAATGACCGTGATATTGTTTGGCATCCATATTACATCCAATGTAGAGTATATCCTATATGGCAATGAAGTTTTCTATGGTAGTCATGATTCAAATAGTGATGACCACGCCATACCAATATGGCATACAGTTATTTCTTTATTCACAATGACAATATCTCTGATTTTAGTAATAACAGGTTATGCATGTTTAAAATGTTCTAGCAAaaaatcaacagaaaatgaAAATACACCATTGAAAATGCAAGACTATGGAACATTCAAAGAAACAAAAGCAGAACAAAAATTTTCATCAGAAGATACAGAACAAGCACATTCATCAGAAGATACAGAACAAGCACATTCATCAGAAGAAACAGAACAAGCACATTCATCACaagaaaaaacaaaaacaggCAGTACAAATTCAtctgctggtcactgtaaagtgctaataataataataaaagaagaTACAAAATGTGAAACAGATAATGATAAAACTAATGGAGTAAAGAATAAAAAGTTACTACCATCCACGTTCCAGAAACCAGCAGCAGTGTCCATTACAATTAACGTTATTTATTTAGGAAGTTACTATTCTCCTTTTATGGTATTGGCTTTTATTCATGATCCAATACAAAGTAGTTTAATTTACTTTCTCCTGATGGGTGGAGTCATTTGCctatatttaattttttttggtgCAAGTAATTTATACTATTTCATAAAAATGACCACACTCAAGGAGGGTCATAAGTCTGACAATCCAGATTCCTGTCGCCTTCACAGATTTATCTATTGTATTGAAAGTTGGGCAGCTGTAATTTTAATTGCATATATGGCAGTCCTCATTACATACCTTTTTAAACTAGGTAATTTTGACAGTCTAGATGACTTACAAAGTTTGACACTTCCTGTGATATTGCTGTTTTTATCATATCTTTTCCTTAAACCAGTCTTGAAAGACATTAAATCACTACTGTATGATGAagacaataacaataacagtgTTGCTAAATAA
- the LOC136256087 gene encoding uncharacterized protein isoform X2 encodes MYKCFQWTLLLITLCTVQELVESDDCNEAELEEYILSNKTILKNITEAFFRADKPAITKFLRITYNLQICRGQHKYPANANITSCTGCTHNQSVYIWSKSPICLLGPRPLFFLTLFAVDVSEASITIELPCLCGEVYYNLLSRLTYLIKVYSVSDGVRDQHFVDFINPNFFCAKGNDDKNYRIILTIFKITISFPVASVMLFIALTVHCVYPKLCSYTETALKQKPKSLKSNGKVDDYVECQQVINMHLASLFLTNMTMTVILFGIHITSNVEYILYGNEVFYGSHDSNSDDHAIPIWHTVISLFTMTISLILVITGYACLKCSSKKSTENENTPLKMQDYGTFKETKAEQKFSSEDTEQAHSSEDTEQAHSSEETEQAHSSQEKTKTGSTNSSAGHCKVLIIIIKEDTKCETDNDKTNGVKNKKLLPSTFQKPAAVSITINVIYLGSYYSPFMVLAFIHDPIQSSLIYFLLMGGVICLYLIFFGASNLYYFIKMTTLKEGHKSDNPDSCRLHRFIYCIESWAAVILIAYMAVLITYLFKLGNFDSLDDLQSLTLPVILLFLSYLFLKPVLKDIKSLLYDEDNNNNSVAK; translated from the exons ATGTATAAGTGCTTTCAATGGACTTTGTTACTGATAACTCTGTGTACTGTCCAAGAGCTAGTTGAATCTGATGATTGTAATGAAGCAG AGCTGGAGGAATACATTTTAAGTAACAAAACCATACTAAAGAATATAACAGAAGCATTCTTTAGAGCAGATAAACCAGCTATAACCAAGTTTCTCAGAATTACATACAACTTACAAATTTGTCGTGGCCAACATAAGTATCCAGCTAATGCTAACATTACTAGTTGCACAGGCTGTACTCATAATCAGAGTGTTTACATTTGGAGCAAGTCACCAATTTGTCTTCTTGGACCAAGACCACTCTTCTTTTTAACCTTGTTTGCTGTAGATGTATCTGAAGCCAGTATTACTATTGAATTACCATGTCTTTGTGGTGAGGTTTATTATAACTTGTTGTCTCGACTAACATACTTG ATCAAGGTGTACTCTGTGTCAGACGGTGTTAGAGATCAACACTTTGTAGACTTCATTAATCCAAACTTCTTTTGTGCTAAAGGTAATGATGATAAGAATTATAGAATAATTTTGACCATATTTAAAATCACAATATCTTTTCCAGTAGCATCAGTAATGTTATTTATTGCATTGACAGTTCACTGTGTCTATCCAAAACTATGTTCTTATACAGAAACTGCTCTCAAACAAAAACCGAAGAGTCTCAAAAGTAATGGTAAAGTAGATGATTATGTGGAATGCCAACAAGTTATAAATATGCATTTGGCATCATTATTTTTAACTAATATGACAATGACCGTGATATTGTTTGGCATCCATATTACATCCAATGTAGAGTATATCCTATATGGCAATGAAGTTTTCTATGGTAGTCATGATTCAAATAGTGATGACCACGCCATACCAATATGGCATACAGTTATTTCTTTATTCACAATGACAATATCTCTGATTTTAGTAATAACAGGTTATGCATGTTTAAAATGTTCTAGCAAaaaatcaacagaaaatgaAAATACACCATTGAAAATGCAAGACTATGGAACATTCAAAGAAACAAAAGCAGAACAAAAATTTTCATCAGAAGATACAGAACAAGCACATTCATCAGAAGATACAGAACAAGCACATTCATCAGAAGAAACAGAACAAGCACATTCATCACaagaaaaaacaaaaacaggCAGTACAAATTCAtctgctggtcactgtaaagtgctaataataataataaaagaagaTACAAAATGTGAAACAGATAATGATAAAACTAATGGAGTAAAGAATAAAAAGTTACTACCATCCACGTTCCAGAAACCAGCAGCAGTGTCCATTACAATTAACGTTATTTATTTAGGAAGTTACTATTCTCCTTTTATGGTATTGGCTTTTATTCATGATCCAATACAAAGTAGTTTAATTTACTTTCTCCTGATGGGTGGAGTCATTTGCctatatttaattttttttggtgCAAGTAATTTATACTATTTCATAAAAATGACCACACTCAAGGAGGGTCATAAGTCTGACAATCCAGATTCCTGTCGCCTTCACAGATTTATCTATTGTATTGAAAGTTGGGCAGCTGTAATTTTAATTGCATATATGGCAGTCCTCATTACATACCTTTTTAAACTAGGTAATTTTGACAGTCTAGATGACTTACAAAGTTTGACACTTCCTGTGATATTGCTGTTTTTATCATATCTTTTCCTTAAACCAGTCTTGAAAGACATTAAATCACTACTGTATGATGAagacaataacaataacagtgTTGCTAAATAA
- the LOC136256087 gene encoding uncharacterized protein isoform X1 — translation MYKCFQWTLLLITLCTVQELVESDDCNEAGNCTEMDKCILHYTELEEYILSNKTILKNITEAFFRADKPAITKFLRITYNLQICRGQHKYPANANITSCTGCTHNQSVYIWSKSPICLLGPRPLFFLTLFAVDVSEASITIELPCLCGEVYYNLLSRLTYLIKVYSVSDGVRDQHFVDFINPNFFCAKGNDDKNYRIILTIFKITISFPVASVMLFIALTVHCVYPKLCSYTETALKQKPKSLKSNGKVDDYVECQQVINMHLASLFLTNMTMTVILFGIHITSNVEYILYGNEVFYGSHDSNSDDHAIPIWHTVISLFTMTISLILVITGYACLKCSSKKSTENENTPLKMQDYGTFKETKAEQKFSSEDTEQAHSSEDTEQAHSSEETEQAHSSQEKTKTGSTNSSAGHCKVLIIIIKEDTKCETDNDKTNGVKNKKLLPSTFQKPAAVSITINVIYLGSYYSPFMVLAFIHDPIQSSLIYFLLMGGVICLYLIFFGASNLYYFIKMTTLKEGHKSDNPDSCRLHRFIYCIESWAAVILIAYMAVLITYLFKLGNFDSLDDLQSLTLPVILLFLSYLFLKPVLKDIKSLLYDEDNNNNSVAK, via the exons ATGTATAAGTGCTTTCAATGGACTTTGTTACTGATAACTCTGTGTACTGTCCAAGAGCTAGTTGAATCTGATGATTGTAATGAAGCAGGTAATTGCACTGAAATGGATaaatgtattttacactacacagAGCTGGAGGAATACATTTTAAGTAACAAAACCATACTAAAGAATATAACAGAAGCATTCTTTAGAGCAGATAAACCAGCTATAACCAAGTTTCTCAGAATTACATACAACTTACAAATTTGTCGTGGCCAACATAAGTATCCAGCTAATGCTAACATTACTAGTTGCACAGGCTGTACTCATAATCAGAGTGTTTACATTTGGAGCAAGTCACCAATTTGTCTTCTTGGACCAAGACCACTCTTCTTTTTAACCTTGTTTGCTGTAGATGTATCTGAAGCCAGTATTACTATTGAATTACCATGTCTTTGTGGTGAGGTTTATTATAACTTGTTGTCTCGACTAACATACTTG ATCAAGGTGTACTCTGTGTCAGACGGTGTTAGAGATCAACACTTTGTAGACTTCATTAATCCAAACTTCTTTTGTGCTAAAGGTAATGATGATAAGAATTATAGAATAATTTTGACCATATTTAAAATCACAATATCTTTTCCAGTAGCATCAGTAATGTTATTTATTGCATTGACAGTTCACTGTGTCTATCCAAAACTATGTTCTTATACAGAAACTGCTCTCAAACAAAAACCGAAGAGTCTCAAAAGTAATGGTAAAGTAGATGATTATGTGGAATGCCAACAAGTTATAAATATGCATTTGGCATCATTATTTTTAACTAATATGACAATGACCGTGATATTGTTTGGCATCCATATTACATCCAATGTAGAGTATATCCTATATGGCAATGAAGTTTTCTATGGTAGTCATGATTCAAATAGTGATGACCACGCCATACCAATATGGCATACAGTTATTTCTTTATTCACAATGACAATATCTCTGATTTTAGTAATAACAGGTTATGCATGTTTAAAATGTTCTAGCAAaaaatcaacagaaaatgaAAATACACCATTGAAAATGCAAGACTATGGAACATTCAAAGAAACAAAAGCAGAACAAAAATTTTCATCAGAAGATACAGAACAAGCACATTCATCAGAAGATACAGAACAAGCACATTCATCAGAAGAAACAGAACAAGCACATTCATCACaagaaaaaacaaaaacaggCAGTACAAATTCAtctgctggtcactgtaaagtgctaataataataataaaagaagaTACAAAATGTGAAACAGATAATGATAAAACTAATGGAGTAAAGAATAAAAAGTTACTACCATCCACGTTCCAGAAACCAGCAGCAGTGTCCATTACAATTAACGTTATTTATTTAGGAAGTTACTATTCTCCTTTTATGGTATTGGCTTTTATTCATGATCCAATACAAAGTAGTTTAATTTACTTTCTCCTGATGGGTGGAGTCATTTGCctatatttaattttttttggtgCAAGTAATTTATACTATTTCATAAAAATGACCACACTCAAGGAGGGTCATAAGTCTGACAATCCAGATTCCTGTCGCCTTCACAGATTTATCTATTGTATTGAAAGTTGGGCAGCTGTAATTTTAATTGCATATATGGCAGTCCTCATTACATACCTTTTTAAACTAGGTAATTTTGACAGTCTAGATGACTTACAAAGTTTGACACTTCCTGTGATATTGCTGTTTTTATCATATCTTTTCCTTAAACCAGTCTTGAAAGACATTAAATCACTACTGTATGATGAagacaataacaataacagtgTTGCTAAATAA
- the LOC136256087 gene encoding uncharacterized protein isoform X4, with product MYKCFQWTLLLITLCTVQELVESDDCNEAGNCTEMDKCILHYTELEEYILSNKTILKNITEAFFRADKPAITKFLRITYNLQICRGQHKYPANANITSCTGCTHNQSVYIWSKSPICLLGPRPLFFLTLFAVDVSEASITIELPCLCGEVYYNLLSRLTYLIKVYSVSDGVRDQHFVDFINPNFFCAKASVMLFIALTVHCVYPKLCSYTETALKQKPKSLKSNGKVDDYVECQQVINMHLASLFLTNMTMTVILFGIHITSNVEYILYGNEVFYGSHDSNSDDHAIPIWHTVISLFTMTISLILVITGYACLKCSSKKSTENENTPLKMQDYGTFKETKAEQKFSSEDTEQAHSSEDTEQAHSSEETEQAHSSQEKTKTGSTNSSAGHCKVLIIIIKEDTKCETDNDKTNGVKNKKLLPSTFQKPAAVSITINVIYLGSYYSPFMVLAFIHDPIQSSLIYFLLMGGVICLYLIFFGASNLYYFIKMTTLKEGHKSDNPDSCRLHRFIYCIESWAAVILIAYMAVLITYLFKLGNFDSLDDLQSLTLPVILLFLSYLFLKPVLKDIKSLLYDEDNNNNSVAK from the exons ATGTATAAGTGCTTTCAATGGACTTTGTTACTGATAACTCTGTGTACTGTCCAAGAGCTAGTTGAATCTGATGATTGTAATGAAGCAGGTAATTGCACTGAAATGGATaaatgtattttacactacacagAGCTGGAGGAATACATTTTAAGTAACAAAACCATACTAAAGAATATAACAGAAGCATTCTTTAGAGCAGATAAACCAGCTATAACCAAGTTTCTCAGAATTACATACAACTTACAAATTTGTCGTGGCCAACATAAGTATCCAGCTAATGCTAACATTACTAGTTGCACAGGCTGTACTCATAATCAGAGTGTTTACATTTGGAGCAAGTCACCAATTTGTCTTCTTGGACCAAGACCACTCTTCTTTTTAACCTTGTTTGCTGTAGATGTATCTGAAGCCAGTATTACTATTGAATTACCATGTCTTTGTGGTGAGGTTTATTATAACTTGTTGTCTCGACTAACATACTTG ATCAAGGTGTACTCTGTGTCAGACGGTGTTAGAGATCAACACTTTGTAGACTTCATTAATCCAAACTTCTTTTGTGCTAAAG CATCAGTAATGTTATTTATTGCATTGACAGTTCACTGTGTCTATCCAAAACTATGTTCTTATACAGAAACTGCTCTCAAACAAAAACCGAAGAGTCTCAAAAGTAATGGTAAAGTAGATGATTATGTGGAATGCCAACAAGTTATAAATATGCATTTGGCATCATTATTTTTAACTAATATGACAATGACCGTGATATTGTTTGGCATCCATATTACATCCAATGTAGAGTATATCCTATATGGCAATGAAGTTTTCTATGGTAGTCATGATTCAAATAGTGATGACCACGCCATACCAATATGGCATACAGTTATTTCTTTATTCACAATGACAATATCTCTGATTTTAGTAATAACAGGTTATGCATGTTTAAAATGTTCTAGCAAaaaatcaacagaaaatgaAAATACACCATTGAAAATGCAAGACTATGGAACATTCAAAGAAACAAAAGCAGAACAAAAATTTTCATCAGAAGATACAGAACAAGCACATTCATCAGAAGATACAGAACAAGCACATTCATCAGAAGAAACAGAACAAGCACATTCATCACaagaaaaaacaaaaacaggCAGTACAAATTCAtctgctggtcactgtaaagtgctaataataataataaaagaagaTACAAAATGTGAAACAGATAATGATAAAACTAATGGAGTAAAGAATAAAAAGTTACTACCATCCACGTTCCAGAAACCAGCAGCAGTGTCCATTACAATTAACGTTATTTATTTAGGAAGTTACTATTCTCCTTTTATGGTATTGGCTTTTATTCATGATCCAATACAAAGTAGTTTAATTTACTTTCTCCTGATGGGTGGAGTCATTTGCctatatttaattttttttggtgCAAGTAATTTATACTATTTCATAAAAATGACCACACTCAAGGAGGGTCATAAGTCTGACAATCCAGATTCCTGTCGCCTTCACAGATTTATCTATTGTATTGAAAGTTGGGCAGCTGTAATTTTAATTGCATATATGGCAGTCCTCATTACATACCTTTTTAAACTAGGTAATTTTGACAGTCTAGATGACTTACAAAGTTTGACACTTCCTGTGATATTGCTGTTTTTATCATATCTTTTCCTTAAACCAGTCTTGAAAGACATTAAATCACTACTGTATGATGAagacaataacaataacagtgTTGCTAAATAA
- the LOC136256087 gene encoding uncharacterized protein isoform X5: protein MYKCFQWTLLLITLCTVQELVESDDCNEAGNCTEMDKCILHYTELEEYILSNKTILKNITEAFFRADKPAITKFLRITYNLQICRGQHKYPANANITSCTGCTHNQSVYIWSKSPICLLGPRPLFFLTLFAVDVSEASITIELPCLCGEVYYNLLSRLTYLIKVYSVSDGVRDQHFVDFINPNFFCAKETALKQKPKSLKSNGKVDDYVECQQVINMHLASLFLTNMTMTVILFGIHITSNVEYILYGNEVFYGSHDSNSDDHAIPIWHTVISLFTMTISLILVITGYACLKCSSKKSTENENTPLKMQDYGTFKETKAEQKFSSEDTEQAHSSEDTEQAHSSEETEQAHSSQEKTKTGSTNSSAGHCKVLIIIIKEDTKCETDNDKTNGVKNKKLLPSTFQKPAAVSITINVIYLGSYYSPFMVLAFIHDPIQSSLIYFLLMGGVICLYLIFFGASNLYYFIKMTTLKEGHKSDNPDSCRLHRFIYCIESWAAVILIAYMAVLITYLFKLGNFDSLDDLQSLTLPVILLFLSYLFLKPVLKDIKSLLYDEDNNNNSVAK from the exons ATGTATAAGTGCTTTCAATGGACTTTGTTACTGATAACTCTGTGTACTGTCCAAGAGCTAGTTGAATCTGATGATTGTAATGAAGCAGGTAATTGCACTGAAATGGATaaatgtattttacactacacagAGCTGGAGGAATACATTTTAAGTAACAAAACCATACTAAAGAATATAACAGAAGCATTCTTTAGAGCAGATAAACCAGCTATAACCAAGTTTCTCAGAATTACATACAACTTACAAATTTGTCGTGGCCAACATAAGTATCCAGCTAATGCTAACATTACTAGTTGCACAGGCTGTACTCATAATCAGAGTGTTTACATTTGGAGCAAGTCACCAATTTGTCTTCTTGGACCAAGACCACTCTTCTTTTTAACCTTGTTTGCTGTAGATGTATCTGAAGCCAGTATTACTATTGAATTACCATGTCTTTGTGGTGAGGTTTATTATAACTTGTTGTCTCGACTAACATACTTG ATCAAGGTGTACTCTGTGTCAGACGGTGTTAGAGATCAACACTTTGTAGACTTCATTAATCCAAACTTCTTTTGTGCTAAAG AAACTGCTCTCAAACAAAAACCGAAGAGTCTCAAAAGTAATGGTAAAGTAGATGATTATGTGGAATGCCAACAAGTTATAAATATGCATTTGGCATCATTATTTTTAACTAATATGACAATGACCGTGATATTGTTTGGCATCCATATTACATCCAATGTAGAGTATATCCTATATGGCAATGAAGTTTTCTATGGTAGTCATGATTCAAATAGTGATGACCACGCCATACCAATATGGCATACAGTTATTTCTTTATTCACAATGACAATATCTCTGATTTTAGTAATAACAGGTTATGCATGTTTAAAATGTTCTAGCAAaaaatcaacagaaaatgaAAATACACCATTGAAAATGCAAGACTATGGAACATTCAAAGAAACAAAAGCAGAACAAAAATTTTCATCAGAAGATACAGAACAAGCACATTCATCAGAAGATACAGAACAAGCACATTCATCAGAAGAAACAGAACAAGCACATTCATCACaagaaaaaacaaaaacaggCAGTACAAATTCAtctgctggtcactgtaaagtgctaataataataataaaagaagaTACAAAATGTGAAACAGATAATGATAAAACTAATGGAGTAAAGAATAAAAAGTTACTACCATCCACGTTCCAGAAACCAGCAGCAGTGTCCATTACAATTAACGTTATTTATTTAGGAAGTTACTATTCTCCTTTTATGGTATTGGCTTTTATTCATGATCCAATACAAAGTAGTTTAATTTACTTTCTCCTGATGGGTGGAGTCATTTGCctatatttaattttttttggtgCAAGTAATTTATACTATTTCATAAAAATGACCACACTCAAGGAGGGTCATAAGTCTGACAATCCAGATTCCTGTCGCCTTCACAGATTTATCTATTGTATTGAAAGTTGGGCAGCTGTAATTTTAATTGCATATATGGCAGTCCTCATTACATACCTTTTTAAACTAGGTAATTTTGACAGTCTAGATGACTTACAAAGTTTGACACTTCCTGTGATATTGCTGTTTTTATCATATCTTTTCCTTAAACCAGTCTTGAAAGACATTAAATCACTACTGTATGATGAagacaataacaataacagtgTTGCTAAATAA